The Streptomyces sp. NBC_00236 DNA window GGGCGGTGCCGGCAAGGCGATCAGACCCGCACTCGTCCTGGCCGCCACCCGTGCGCTCGGCGGTGATCCCAGAGATGCCGTGCGGGCCGCCGTCGCCGTGGAACTGGCCCACAACTTCACCCTGCTGCACGACGACGTCATCGATGAGGACCGCACCCGCCGCCACCGGGCCACGGCCTGGACCGTCTTCGGAATCCCCGACGCCGTCATCGCGGGCGACGCCATGCTCGCCCTCGCGCAGCGGCTCCTGGCCGAGGACGCGCGCGCCGTGTCGGGCCGCGCATCGGCCCGGCTCTCCACCTGCGTCATCGAGCTGTGCGCGGGCCAGCAGGCGGACTGCGCCTTCGAGGAACGCGGTCCGGACGAGGTCACGTTGGACGAGTGCCTCACCATGGCGACGGCGAAGACGGGAGCGCTGCTGGGCTGCGCCTGCGCACTGGGCGCGCTCTACGCGGGCGTGGACGAGCGTGCGGTCGGAGCGATGGACGGCTTCGGCCGGGAGGCCGGGCTCGCCTTCCAGCTCATCGACGACCTGATCGGCATCTGGGGTGACCCCGCGCAGACCGGGAAGCCGGTCGGGGCCGACCTCGCCGCCCACA harbors:
- a CDS encoding family 2 encapsulin nanocompartment cargo protein polyprenyl transferase, yielding MTRTDAAATEGNEAAALLEYTRTLVDPHLRAAVASLPGSIRRVAMYHFGWEHADGSPAAGGAGKAIRPALVLAATRALGGDPRDAVRAAVAVELAHNFTLLHDDVIDEDRTRRHRATAWTVFGIPDAVIAGDAMLALAQRLLAEDARAVSGRASARLSTCVIELCAGQQADCAFEERGPDEVTLDECLTMATAKTGALLGCACALGALYAGVDERAVGAMDGFGREAGLAFQLIDDLIGIWGDPAQTGKPVGADLAAHKKSLPVVAALTSGTPAAAELAALYRGPMNTAGEISRASDAVDRAGGRDWAQVCAADRMARAVHHLSRAVPDLSAAGDLLALAEFVTRRTH